In Pseudomonadota bacterium, a genomic segment contains:
- a CDS encoding Mur ligase domain-containing protein yields MKRIHLIGVCGTGMGALAGLLKARGYTVTGSDAHPYPPMSTELAALGIPVFEGYGADNLRARPDLVVVGNVCKRDHPEAAAAREMGLECASMPRTLQDLLLRGKRCLVIAGTHGKTTTTSLTAYLLHATSRDPSALIGGVAADFGAGFRLGAGPDFVVEGDEYDSAYFEKIPKFLAYTPHAAVITSVEHDHVDIYPTEEAYAAAFAALVRLVGPGPLAIYAGDAGARAAARGFDGEPISYAVAGDPTPERARWIASQRGPGEIEIAIDGASTGLWRTPLAGRHNARNTLAALIMAHVASGVPLDELKEALPGFGGIARRQQLVASPRGISVYDDFAHHPTAVRETLAALCERHPNGRLLAAFEPRSATACRGLHQKAYAEAFDLAARVVIAPVGRDLPAGDRLDVVALAGDLVARGLDAHAAATLEEVVALVTSWAEPGDVIALLSNGAFGGLHRRIAEALA; encoded by the coding sequence ATGAAGCGCATCCACCTCATCGGCGTCTGCGGCACGGGGATGGGCGCGCTCGCCGGCCTCCTCAAGGCGCGCGGCTACACGGTCACCGGCTCCGACGCGCACCCGTACCCGCCGATGAGCACCGAGCTCGCCGCTCTCGGGATCCCCGTGTTCGAGGGGTACGGCGCCGACAACCTCCGCGCGCGGCCCGATCTCGTCGTCGTCGGCAACGTGTGCAAGAGGGACCATCCGGAGGCCGCCGCGGCTCGGGAGATGGGCCTCGAGTGCGCCTCCATGCCGCGGACGCTGCAGGATCTCCTGTTGCGCGGGAAGCGCTGCCTCGTGATCGCCGGCACGCACGGCAAGACGACGACGACCTCACTGACCGCGTACCTGCTCCACGCGACGTCGCGCGATCCGTCGGCCCTGATAGGCGGCGTCGCGGCGGACTTCGGGGCAGGGTTTAGGCTCGGTGCGGGACCCGACTTCGTGGTCGAGGGCGACGAGTACGACAGCGCGTACTTCGAGAAGATCCCCAAGTTCCTCGCGTACACGCCGCACGCCGCGGTGATCACTTCGGTCGAGCACGATCACGTCGACATCTACCCGACCGAGGAGGCGTACGCCGCGGCGTTCGCGGCGCTCGTCCGCCTCGTCGGGCCCGGGCCGCTCGCGATCTACGCGGGGGACGCCGGGGCGCGCGCCGCCGCCCGGGGTTTCGACGGCGAGCCGATCTCGTACGCGGTCGCCGGCGATCCGACCCCGGAGCGGGCGCGGTGGATCGCGTCGCAGCGGGGTCCGGGAGAGATCGAGATCGCAATCGACGGAGCGTCGACCGGGCTGTGGCGCACCCCGCTCGCCGGGAGGCACAACGCGCGCAACACGCTCGCCGCGCTGATCATGGCCCACGTCGCGAGCGGCGTGCCCCTCGACGAGCTCAAGGAAGCGCTCCCGGGCTTCGGCGGCATCGCGCGGCGTCAGCAGCTGGTGGCCTCGCCCCGCGGGATCTCCGTGTACGACGACTTCGCCCACCACCCGACCGCGGTCCGGGAGACGCTCGCCGCGCTGTGCGAGCGGCACCCGAACGGGAGGCTGCTCGCGGCGTTCGAGCCGCGCTCGGCCACCGCGTGCCGAGGCCTGCACCAGAAGGCGTACGCCGAGGCGTTCGATCTCGCGGCGCGCGTCGTGATCGCCCCGGTCGGGCGCGATCTTCCGGCCGGTGACAGGCTCGACGTCGTCGCGCTGGCGGGGGATCTCGTCGCGCGCGGGCTCGACGCCCACGCCGCCGCGACCCTCGAAGAGGTCGTCGCGCTCGTCACCTCGTGGGCCGAGCCCGGCGACGTGATCGCGCTCCTGTCCAACGGCGCATTCGGCGGCCTGCACCGGCGCATCGCGGAGGCGCTCGCGTGA